Proteins co-encoded in one Kribbella qitaiheensis genomic window:
- a CDS encoding LysM peptidoglycan-binding domain-containing protein, whose amino-acid sequence MRHKVVRILTGIAVPLLAAGVITAGSPGFGHYKVKSGDTLSQIATRYGTTVKTLVALNNLPGNGNAIYAGAVLSLPGKPAQQTQPRQGRPTQPKAGQIIYIVKSGDTIDKIAKRYRVTQGYLLSVNGLKPSSHIYAGKPLRVPVPVPKAKAKPVGKKKNNTFAGRTYADHIVAQADKNRATLAKRKLPTRAQMRALIVSTAHKYGVDPELALAVSWQESGWKQRVVSPANAIGAMQVIPSTGRFASSIVGRNLDLLKPLDNVTAGVVLLDRLTAAAKLDIAVAGYYQGLGGVRRNGMYPDTKLYVTSVLRIKAQLENGWNPR is encoded by the coding sequence ATGCGTCACAAGGTCGTACGAATCTTGACCGGGATCGCGGTCCCGCTGCTGGCTGCTGGAGTGATCACCGCCGGTTCACCCGGCTTCGGGCACTACAAGGTAAAAAGCGGCGACACGCTCAGTCAGATCGCCACCCGGTACGGAACCACCGTCAAGACACTGGTTGCCCTGAACAACCTCCCGGGCAACGGCAACGCGATCTACGCCGGTGCCGTGCTCAGCCTGCCCGGCAAACCGGCCCAGCAGACCCAGCCCAGGCAGGGCAGGCCGACGCAGCCGAAGGCCGGCCAGATCATCTACATCGTCAAGTCCGGCGACACGATCGACAAGATCGCCAAGCGGTACCGCGTGACGCAGGGTTACCTGCTGTCGGTGAACGGCCTGAAGCCGTCCTCGCACATCTACGCCGGCAAGCCGCTGCGCGTCCCGGTACCGGTGCCCAAGGCAAAGGCAAAGCCGGTCGGTAAGAAGAAGAACAACACCTTCGCCGGCCGGACGTACGCCGACCACATCGTCGCCCAGGCGGACAAGAACAGGGCGACCCTGGCCAAGCGCAAGCTGCCGACCCGCGCCCAGATGCGGGCACTGATCGTCTCCACCGCGCACAAGTACGGCGTCGATCCGGAGTTGGCGCTCGCTGTCTCCTGGCAGGAGTCCGGCTGGAAGCAGCGGGTGGTCTCCCCCGCGAACGCCATCGGCGCGATGCAGGTGATCCCCTCGACCGGCCGGTTCGCGTCCAGCATCGTCGGCCGCAACCTGGATCTGCTGAAGCCGCTCGACAACGTCACCGCCGGGGTCGTCCTGCTCGACCGGCTGACCGCCGCGGCCAAGCTCGACATCGCCGTCGCGGGCTACTACCAGGGCCTGGGCGGCGTACGGCGTAACGGGATGTATCCCGATACCAAGCTCTACGTGACGAGCGTGCTGCGGATCAAGGCCCAGCTGGAGAACGGCTGGAACCCCCGATAA
- a CDS encoding protein kinase domain-containing protein: protein MTDDVHTQVSDPLVGRLLDGRYRVGARVAKGGMATVYKALDMRLDRIVALKIMHLGLGDDAEFGRRFVAEARAAAKLSHPNVVAVFDQGDDNGTLFLAMEYVPGRTLRDVVRQQAPMPPARALDLLSPVLSALSAAHDAGIVHRDIKPENVLIADDGTVKVADFGLARAVTTSGQTATQGLLMGTVSYLAPELVTDGSADARSDVYSAGIVLYELLTGMKPHSGDSPIQVAYAHVHADVPPPSEIQPGIPPYVDALVQRATARDRDIRPADARVLSRQVRRVRSALEEGLPDDPELTGDLTIPIQQMRQDNGYDDGYSRDYQGEPPRNDTIVVPFEGRPFANVPPEERPRLTNAGSRPAPPRSRGHGLIAVITVLALALGVGTAAWFYGVHRYTSTPLLLRMAPARRGNRSR, encoded by the coding sequence GTGACGGACGACGTACACACCCAGGTCAGTGATCCCCTCGTCGGGCGTCTGCTCGACGGGCGGTACCGGGTGGGTGCGCGGGTCGCCAAGGGTGGCATGGCCACCGTTTACAAGGCGCTTGACATGCGGCTGGACCGGATCGTCGCGCTCAAGATCATGCACCTCGGGCTGGGCGACGACGCCGAGTTCGGCCGCCGGTTCGTAGCCGAGGCCCGGGCCGCCGCGAAGCTGTCCCACCCGAACGTGGTGGCCGTCTTCGACCAGGGGGACGACAACGGCACGCTCTTCCTCGCGATGGAGTACGTGCCGGGCCGGACGCTGCGCGACGTAGTACGGCAGCAGGCTCCGATGCCGCCCGCCAGGGCGCTGGACCTGCTCTCCCCTGTGCTGTCAGCGCTGTCCGCCGCGCATGACGCCGGCATCGTGCACCGCGACATCAAGCCGGAGAATGTGCTGATCGCGGACGACGGCACGGTGAAGGTCGCCGACTTCGGACTGGCCCGTGCTGTCACCACGAGCGGGCAGACCGCGACTCAGGGCCTCCTGATGGGCACTGTGTCGTACCTGGCACCCGAGCTTGTCACTGACGGCAGTGCCGACGCCCGGTCGGACGTGTACTCGGCCGGCATCGTCCTGTACGAGCTGCTCACCGGCATGAAACCCCACAGCGGCGACAGCCCGATCCAGGTCGCGTACGCCCACGTCCACGCGGATGTGCCGCCACCGTCCGAGATCCAGCCCGGCATCCCGCCGTACGTCGATGCGCTGGTGCAGCGAGCGACCGCACGCGACCGCGACATCCGGCCTGCCGACGCCCGGGTGCTGAGCCGCCAGGTGCGCAGGGTCCGCAGTGCGCTGGAGGAAGGGCTGCCGGACGACCCGGAGCTGACCGGCGACCTCACCATCCCGATCCAGCAGATGCGCCAGGACAACGGGTACGACGACGGCTACAGCCGGGACTACCAGGGCGAGCCGCCACGCAACGACACCATCGTCGTACCGTTCGAAGGCCGTCCGTTCGCGAATGTGCCGCCCGAGGAGCGGCCGCGACTCACCAATGCGGGCTCTCGGCCGGCGCCACCTCGGTCGCGCGGCCATGGGCTGATCGCCGTCATCACAGTGCTGGCCTTGGCGCTGGGCGTGGGTACAGCCGCCTGGTTCTACGGCGTCCACCGCTACACCTCGACGCCGTTGCTGCTGAGGATGGCGCCGGCCCGCCGCGGCAACCGAAGCCGGTAA
- a CDS encoding glycoside hydrolase family 172 protein — translation MTLPNLSGISAVVDVETRSISAENPTGERGQGGRRTEGTGAHAARDLGVGWKVSPSIEIAAGETVTLADITGSGAITHIWLTTHSDNWRRLVLRAHWDGDEAPAIEAPVGDFFCSGWGRFAQVNSLPVSVNPNGGFNSYWEMPFRSQAQLTIENTHDEAVIVYFQVDYWLGAVADGAAYLHAQWRRSNPLQAETVHTLLDGVDGPGHYVGTYLAWGVNSSGWWGEGEVKFYLDDEEFPTICGTGTEDYFGGAWNFDLGETRGGYAEFSTPYLGMPQVIRPDGQYQSQQRFGMYRFHLPDPIRFRSKLRVDVQALGWRSGGRYLPLQDDIASTAFFYSTATTTTRPAAPTHDTMEIC, via the coding sequence ATGACTCTTCCGAACCTGTCCGGAATCAGCGCGGTCGTCGATGTCGAGACCCGCTCCATCAGCGCGGAGAACCCGACCGGCGAGCGCGGCCAGGGCGGTCGGCGTACGGAGGGGACAGGGGCGCACGCGGCCCGTGACCTCGGCGTCGGCTGGAAGGTGTCGCCGTCGATCGAGATCGCGGCGGGGGAGACCGTCACGCTCGCCGACATCACCGGCTCCGGTGCGATCACTCACATCTGGCTGACCACCCACAGCGACAACTGGCGCCGACTCGTACTGCGCGCCCACTGGGACGGCGACGAAGCGCCCGCGATCGAGGCGCCGGTCGGAGACTTTTTCTGCTCGGGCTGGGGTCGGTTCGCGCAGGTGAACTCGCTGCCGGTCTCGGTAAACCCGAACGGCGGCTTCAACAGCTACTGGGAGATGCCGTTCCGCTCGCAGGCCCAGCTGACGATCGAGAACACCCACGACGAGGCCGTGATCGTGTACTTCCAGGTGGACTACTGGCTCGGCGCGGTGGCCGACGGAGCGGCGTACCTGCATGCGCAGTGGCGGCGCAGCAACCCGCTACAGGCCGAGACCGTGCACACGCTGCTCGACGGCGTGGACGGCCCGGGGCACTACGTTGGGACCTACCTCGCGTGGGGCGTGAACAGCAGCGGTTGGTGGGGCGAGGGCGAGGTGAAGTTCTACCTCGACGACGAGGAGTTCCCGACGATCTGCGGCACCGGGACCGAGGACTACTTCGGCGGCGCCTGGAACTTCGACCTCGGCGAGACCCGCGGCGGCTACGCCGAGTTCAGTACGCCGTACTTGGGGATGCCGCAGGTGATCCGCCCGGACGGCCAATACCAGAGCCAGCAGCGGTTCGGCATGTACCGCTTCCACCTACCAGACCCGATCCGCTTCCGCTCCAAGTTGCGGGTAGACGTCCAAGCCCTCGGCTGGCGCTCAGGCGGCCGCTACCTCCCCCTCCAGGACGACATCGCCTCAACGGCCTTCTTCTACTCGACAGCCACCACCACGACGCGCCCCGCCGCACCAACCCACGACACCATGGAGATCTGCTAG
- a CDS encoding thiazole synthase gives MSDDTLTIAGHELTSRLVMGTGGAPSLEVLEEALVASGTELTTVALRRLDPSQQGSVLDVLRKHGIAVLPNTAGCFTAGEAVLTARLAREALETNLIKLEVVADDHTLLPDPVELLDAAETLAADGFSVFAYTNDDPILARRLEQAGCVAVMPLGSPIGSGLGIRNPHNIAMIVEAANVPVVLDAGIGTASDAALAMELGCDAVLLATAVTRAERPALMAAAMRDAVTAGRSARLAGRIPRRWHSAQASSPVDGRLSY, from the coding sequence ATGAGTGACGACACCCTGACGATCGCCGGGCACGAGCTGACCTCGCGGCTGGTGATGGGTACCGGCGGCGCACCGAGCCTCGAAGTACTGGAGGAGGCTCTGGTCGCGTCTGGGACGGAGCTCACCACAGTGGCGCTCCGGCGGCTCGACCCGAGCCAGCAGGGCTCAGTGCTCGACGTACTGCGTAAGCACGGCATCGCTGTCCTCCCTAACACCGCTGGCTGCTTCACCGCCGGCGAGGCAGTCCTCACCGCCCGGCTGGCCCGAGAGGCGCTGGAGACGAACCTGATCAAGCTTGAGGTGGTCGCGGACGACCACACCCTGCTGCCCGATCCGGTGGAGCTGCTGGACGCGGCCGAGACGCTGGCCGCGGACGGGTTCTCCGTGTTCGCCTACACGAACGACGACCCGATCCTGGCTCGCCGGCTCGAGCAGGCCGGGTGCGTGGCGGTGATGCCGTTGGGTTCGCCGATCGGCTCGGGTCTGGGCATCCGGAACCCGCACAACATCGCCATGATCGTCGAGGCCGCCAACGTCCCCGTAGTACTGGATGCCGGGATCGGCACAGCGAGTGACGCCGCGCTGGCGATGGAACTCGGCTGCGACGCGGTCCTGCTCGCCACCGCGGTCACCCGCGCCGAACGGCCCGCCCTGATGGCCGCCGCGATGCGCGACGCCGTCACCGCGGGACGTAGCGCGCGGCTGGCCGGGCGGATCCCCCGCCGCTGGCATTCGGCCCAGGCGTCCTCGCCGGTCGACGGCCGCCTGTCGTACTGA
- a CDS encoding DMT family transporter has protein sequence MNRSRIAVLALLAVAAAWGSTFFLTKDLLTRMDVADYLALRFAIASVALIAIHPPAIGRLNRLDRGRGVALGITYGVAQLVQTEGLRHTSASVSGFVTGMYVVFTPLLAAVILRHKIGRWAWVAVVLATVGLGVLSLRDFSLGTGELLTLASAGLYALHIIGLGAWSTPSNAFGLSALQMLVITVVCGIGAIPGGFTLPSGGGDWVAVIYMALVAGAVALIVQTWAQAHLTPTRAAIAMTMEPVFASLFAVLFGTESVTGRMLIGGALVMSAMYLVELAPRRKIEAEVQHLAQ, from the coding sequence GTGAATCGCTCCCGGATCGCCGTACTGGCACTGCTCGCTGTGGCCGCGGCCTGGGGATCGACGTTCTTCCTGACCAAGGACCTGCTGACCAGGATGGACGTCGCCGACTACCTGGCGTTGCGGTTCGCGATCGCCTCGGTCGCGCTGATCGCGATCCACCCGCCGGCGATCGGGCGGCTCAACCGGCTGGACCGCGGCCGGGGTGTTGCCCTGGGCATCACGTACGGCGTCGCGCAGCTCGTGCAGACCGAGGGCCTGCGCCATACCTCCGCGAGCGTTTCCGGCTTCGTCACCGGCATGTACGTCGTGTTCACGCCGCTGCTCGCCGCGGTCATCCTGCGGCACAAGATCGGCCGCTGGGCCTGGGTCGCGGTGGTGCTGGCGACGGTCGGCCTCGGCGTACTGTCCCTGCGCGATTTCAGCCTGGGCACGGGCGAGCTGCTGACACTGGCCTCGGCCGGGCTCTACGCGCTGCACATCATCGGGCTCGGCGCTTGGTCGACACCGTCGAATGCATTTGGGCTTTCCGCCCTGCAGATGCTGGTGATCACAGTCGTCTGCGGGATCGGCGCGATCCCGGGTGGCTTCACGTTGCCGAGCGGCGGGGGTGATTGGGTCGCCGTGATCTACATGGCTCTGGTGGCCGGGGCCGTGGCGCTGATCGTGCAGACCTGGGCCCAGGCGCATCTCACGCCGACCCGGGCCGCGATCGCGATGACGATGGAGCCGGTGTTCGCCTCACTGTTCGCCGTACTCTTCGGAACTGAGAGTGTGACCGGGCGGATGCTGATCGGCGGCGCCCTGGTGATGTCCGCGATGTACCTGGTCGAGCTGGCACCGCGGCGCAAGATCGAGGCAGAGGTTCAGCACCTAGCGCAGTGA
- the thiE gene encoding thiamine phosphate synthase, translating to MTEHTADAVLRERLADARLYLCVDAREKQGDLQQFLDAALAGGVDIVQLRQKDLEAADELAALEVFADACKRHGKLLAVNDRADIAFAAGADVLHLGQRDLPVHAARAITGQEPLIGRSTHTFSQVNAAVTEHGSDYFCVGPVWATPTKPGRSAAGLELVSYAASRQSVKPWFAIGGIDLARLDEVVEAGAERVVVVRAIAEADDPAAAASEFSRRLRGTG from the coding sequence GTGACTGAGCACACCGCTGACGCCGTACTGCGCGAACGACTCGCCGATGCCCGCCTCTACCTCTGCGTGGATGCGCGGGAGAAGCAGGGCGACCTGCAGCAGTTCCTGGACGCCGCCCTCGCTGGTGGCGTCGACATCGTGCAGCTCCGCCAGAAGGACCTTGAGGCGGCTGACGAGCTTGCGGCCCTGGAGGTGTTCGCAGACGCCTGCAAGCGGCACGGCAAGCTGCTGGCGGTCAACGACCGGGCAGATATCGCCTTCGCAGCAGGTGCCGATGTGCTGCACCTAGGTCAGCGGGACCTGCCTGTGCACGCAGCACGAGCCATCACTGGACAGGAGCCGTTGATAGGCCGCTCCACTCATACCTTCAGCCAAGTGAATGCAGCAGTTACTGAACATGGCTCGGACTACTTCTGCGTCGGCCCTGTCTGGGCGACTCCCACCAAGCCCGGCAGAAGCGCCGCCGGACTGGAGCTGGTCTCGTACGCCGCCAGTAGGCAGTCCGTGAAGCCGTGGTTCGCCATCGGCGGCATCGACCTCGCCAGGCTGGACGAGGTCGTCGAGGCCGGCGCCGAGCGAGTGGTCGTCGTACGGGCGATCGCTGAAGCCGATGACCCGGCTGCTGCGGCATCGGAGTTCAGCAGGCGGTTGCGGGGTACCGGGTGA
- a CDS encoding PASTA domain-containing protein — MGTKLLDPEFSEDVPAGQVMNTDPGPGDRIRKKGDVGLIVSKGPERYQVPQLAGLDVDAATRALESVQLVVGKQTNAYSDAFPAGRVIIFSPKFDTTQKPGTPVDLWVSLGRKPIPVPNMTGKPVKDATKALRKAGFTVERTDQFDATVPEGKVVSQTPNNGTLFGKDKVKLVVSKGPPMVAVPNVRSKKLADAQRILTEAGFKVKVELAPFHLGLNLVAGQNPAAGKMAQPGSTVIVTIV, encoded by the coding sequence CTGGGGACCAAGCTGCTCGACCCGGAGTTCTCCGAGGACGTGCCGGCGGGCCAGGTCATGAACACCGACCCGGGGCCGGGTGACCGAATCCGGAAGAAGGGTGACGTCGGTCTCATCGTCTCCAAGGGGCCGGAGCGCTACCAGGTGCCGCAGCTGGCCGGGCTCGACGTCGACGCGGCCACTCGGGCACTCGAATCGGTCCAGCTGGTCGTCGGCAAGCAGACAAATGCCTACAGCGACGCCTTCCCGGCCGGCCGGGTGATCATCTTCAGTCCCAAGTTCGACACGACGCAGAAGCCCGGTACGCCGGTCGACCTGTGGGTCAGCCTGGGCAGGAAGCCGATCCCGGTGCCGAACATGACCGGTAAACCGGTGAAGGACGCCACCAAGGCGCTGCGGAAGGCCGGTTTCACGGTCGAGCGGACCGACCAGTTCGACGCCACCGTGCCCGAGGGCAAGGTGGTCAGCCAGACGCCGAACAACGGCACGCTGTTCGGCAAGGACAAGGTCAAGCTCGTCGTCTCCAAGGGCCCGCCGATGGTCGCGGTGCCGAACGTCCGGAGCAAGAAGCTGGCCGACGCGCAGAGGATCCTCACCGAGGCCGGGTTCAAGGTGAAGGTCGAGCTCGCGCCCTTCCACCTCGGTCTCAACCTGGTCGCCGGCCAGAATCCGGCCGCCGGGAAGATGGCTCAGCCCGGCAGCACCGTGATCGTCACCATCGTCTGA
- a CDS encoding glucoamylase produces MRDNSARRIRFFPVAVIAVLLAFLAAGTASNLQRNPQPGLVSEGIPGVGSSASVTPSVPSTTSARLPSQYGGMVRQALADLDALTLPTGATLAGWDGPWRFVWPRDASFVAAARCSVGQYAKAGEVLSFLNRVRPTSGRWAARYGVDGLVPQDGREAQLDGSGWVLWATWFCSSGLDLSTYWPMLRESGDQIVAELGPDGLPAASPDYWERPESKVTLGTVAPLQAGLRAGLAIASVLGHEVPSWQGALDRLSAATDRVFGPSYPRTKGGGADAIITVLGPPFAPPRADVADAIDHAHDLLTQPNGGVTPGEAWRADGVAWTPQTALFALSAAARGDRETAESLLTWLDTHRTRTGALPEKVNRDLQPAGEAPLAWTSALTILTTAALDGPLPRPAA; encoded by the coding sequence GTGCGGGACAACAGCGCGCGACGGATCCGGTTCTTCCCCGTAGCGGTGATCGCGGTACTGCTGGCGTTCCTCGCCGCCGGGACGGCTTCCAACCTGCAACGGAATCCGCAACCAGGTCTCGTCTCCGAAGGCATCCCCGGGGTGGGCAGCTCGGCTTCTGTCACCCCTAGTGTGCCGTCGACGACTAGCGCGCGCTTGCCCTCGCAGTACGGCGGAATGGTCCGGCAGGCCCTCGCCGACCTGGATGCCCTGACGCTGCCGACCGGCGCGACCCTGGCCGGATGGGACGGCCCTTGGCGGTTCGTCTGGCCGCGCGACGCGTCGTTCGTCGCAGCGGCGCGCTGCTCGGTCGGCCAGTACGCCAAAGCAGGTGAGGTGCTGTCGTTCCTGAACCGGGTGCGACCGACGTCGGGCCGCTGGGCCGCTCGGTACGGTGTGGATGGCTTGGTGCCCCAGGACGGGCGAGAGGCGCAACTGGACGGATCGGGATGGGTGCTCTGGGCAACTTGGTTCTGCTCGTCCGGGCTCGACCTCTCCACCTACTGGCCGATGCTGCGCGAGTCCGGCGACCAGATCGTCGCCGAACTCGGCCCCGACGGTCTCCCCGCCGCCTCCCCCGACTACTGGGAACGCCCCGAGTCCAAGGTCACCCTCGGCACAGTCGCGCCCCTGCAGGCTGGCTTGCGCGCAGGCCTGGCGATCGCCTCAGTGCTGGGCCACGAAGTCCCTTCCTGGCAAGGCGCCCTGGACCGGTTGTCAGCAGCAACAGATCGTGTCTTCGGCCCGTCATATCCGCGGACCAAGGGCGGTGGGGCCGACGCGATCATCACGGTCCTCGGTCCCCCCTTCGCCCCACCACGAGCCGACGTCGCAGACGCCATCGACCACGCCCACGACCTCCTCACCCAGCCCAACGGCGGCGTAACCCCCGGCGAGGCCTGGCGCGCCGACGGCGTCGCCTGGACCCCACAAACCGCCCTCTTCGCCCTCAGCGCAGCCGCCCGAGGCGACCGCGAAACAGCCGAATCCCTCCTCACCTGGCTGGACACCCACCGCACCCGCACCGGCGCCCTCCCAGAAAAAGTCAACCGAGACCTACAACCCGCCGGCGAGGCCCCCCTAGCCTGGACCTCCGCCCTAACAATCCTCACCACCGCAGCCCTAGACGGCCCCCTCCCCCGCCCCGCCGCTTAA
- the thiS gene encoding sulfur carrier protein ThiS, with protein MSEAMKVHVNGSAEEIAAGTTVADVVDRWARSPIGVAVAVNEAVVTRAEWTGTTLAEGDRVEILTAVQGG; from the coding sequence GTGAGTGAGGCTATGAAGGTGCACGTGAACGGCAGCGCCGAAGAGATCGCAGCAGGGACCACGGTCGCCGACGTCGTCGACCGCTGGGCGCGTAGCCCCATCGGCGTGGCTGTGGCGGTGAACGAGGCAGTTGTGACCCGGGCCGAGTGGACAGGTACGACACTGGCCGAGGGTGACCGGGTGGAGATCCTCACTGCGGTCCAAGGCGGTTGA
- the thiO gene encoding glycine oxidase ThiO, translating into MAERTSEVVVIGGGLIGLAIAWRLAADGIQVTVCDPTPGSRTSAVAAGMLAPVTEVEYGEDELLALNLASVAAWPDFAAELESLTGQSAGLNRTGTLSVAYDVDDAAALRRLADYQRRLGLDVEELSGREARKREPLLAAGVSGGVWVPGDHSVDNRQAVSALLRATELTGVQLERQQVARVLTAGTTAVGVELEDGSTIRSSQIVAATGPWSAQLKGIPEELRPPVRPVKGEVLRLRVPEAYRPALHHTVRATTRGFSVYLVPRPGGELVVGATTSELGYDTRVLAGGVFSLLRDARMVLPITDELELVETVAGLRPATPDNAPILGPSGLDGLLWATGHYRNGVLLTPVTASLIAETVQTGTVPDLAAPFLVSRFATGEVMPKVAR; encoded by the coding sequence ATGGCTGAGCGAACTTCGGAAGTCGTCGTCATCGGCGGCGGACTGATCGGCCTGGCGATCGCTTGGCGACTCGCGGCAGACGGTATCCAGGTGACCGTATGTGATCCGACACCCGGCAGCCGCACCTCCGCCGTCGCGGCCGGCATGCTCGCGCCGGTCACCGAGGTCGAGTACGGCGAAGACGAACTATTGGCCCTCAACCTGGCCAGCGTCGCCGCCTGGCCCGATTTCGCCGCGGAGCTGGAATCCCTGACAGGCCAGTCGGCCGGGCTCAATCGCACTGGAACTCTCTCGGTCGCGTACGACGTGGACGACGCCGCCGCGCTCCGTCGCCTCGCGGACTACCAGCGCCGGCTCGGACTCGACGTCGAGGAGCTCTCCGGCCGCGAGGCCCGCAAGCGCGAACCACTGCTCGCAGCAGGCGTCTCCGGCGGTGTCTGGGTGCCCGGCGACCACTCGGTGGACAACCGCCAGGCGGTGTCAGCCCTCCTGCGCGCGACCGAGCTCACCGGCGTACAGCTGGAGCGACAGCAGGTCGCCCGGGTCCTCACAGCCGGTACTACGGCAGTCGGCGTGGAGCTGGAGGACGGCAGCACGATCAGGTCCAGCCAGATCGTGGCGGCAACCGGCCCGTGGTCCGCACAACTGAAGGGGATCCCCGAGGAGCTGCGGCCGCCGGTCAGGCCGGTCAAGGGCGAGGTCCTCCGACTGCGAGTCCCAGAGGCCTACCGCCCGGCCCTGCACCACACCGTCCGAGCCACTACCCGGGGGTTCTCGGTCTACCTGGTCCCCCGGCCCGGCGGCGAGCTGGTGGTGGGCGCGACGACAAGCGAGCTCGGCTACGACACGCGTGTACTCGCAGGGGGCGTGTTCTCCTTGCTGCGCGACGCACGAATGGTCTTGCCGATCACCGACGAGCTGGAGCTGGTCGAGACGGTCGCGGGACTGCGGCCCGCAACACCTGACAACGCGCCGATCCTGGGACCGTCCGGGCTCGACGGACTGCTCTGGGCAACCGGTCACTATCGCAACGGAGTACTGCTGACGCCGGTCACCGCCTCGCTCATAGCCGAGACCGTCCAGACAGGGACGGTCCCTGACCTTGCGGCGCCATTCCTGGTCAGTCGGTTCGCCACAGGTGAGGTCATGCCTAAGGTAGCGAGGTGA